From one Bacillota bacterium genomic stretch:
- a CDS encoding OsmC family protein, whose protein sequence is MKVNLTLKNDNIFEATNERGITIDLGAGIESGPSPMEVLLMAVGGCSGIDVLSTLKKMRQPISGLKISVAGTRRDEHPRYFTEVQVTYKLSGDLESAKVQRAIELSLDKYCSVSNMIEPKAKVSYKYEIIGGDSN, encoded by the coding sequence ATGAAAGTAAATTTGACCCTAAAGAATGACAATATTTTTGAAGCCACTAATGAGCGGGGTATTACTATCGACCTGGGCGCGGGTATTGAGTCCGGTCCTTCGCCAATGGAAGTGTTGCTGATGGCCGTTGGCGGCTGTTCAGGCATCGATGTGCTCTCTACTTTAAAAAAAATGCGCCAGCCAATCTCAGGTCTGAAGATTTCTGTGGCAGGGACCAGGCGGGATGAGCATCCAAGATACTTTACTGAGGTGCAAGTGACCTACAAGCTTTCCGGAGATCTGGAAAGCGCAAAGGTTCAACGGGCGATAGAATTATCCCTGGACAAATATTGCTCAGTATCTAACATGATTGAACCCAAAGCAAAAGTAAGCTATAAATATGAAATCATTGGAGGCGATTCTAATTAA
- a CDS encoding heavy-metal-associated domain-containing protein: protein MKEITLNIEGMSCNHCKQALETAIGQLDGVESVEIDLTANTAQIRIDDDSRIEEIKQTVTEAGYSVK, encoded by the coding sequence ATGAAAGAAATTACTTTAAACATTGAGGGCATGAGCTGCAATCATTGCAAACAGGCTTTGGAGACCGCGATTGGTCAATTGGATGGCGTCGAATCGGTGGAAATTGATTTGACCGCCAATACTGCCCAGATTAGGATTGACGATGACAGCCGGATAGAAGAAATTAAGCAAACCGTGACTGAAGCGGGATACTCCGTCAAATAA
- a CDS encoding prolipoprotein diacylglyceryl transferase, whose product MNPIAFELGPLRVHWYGIIIAVAVAIGLLVARRLGKRFDYPAGIFEDFLIYVLPVALIGARLYYVAFNWAPYAADPARIIAVWEGGLAIHGAVLAAILVALWFCRRRNMDFFRFVDIAAGPLILGQAIGRWANYVNQEAYGTPTDLPWAMYIAGEYRHPTFLYESLWNLLIFGILVWYLRKQPQPGRVFAMYLIGYSIGRFFIEGLRTDSLMLGPLRIAQVISIAFILIGIGYFVYTKRRREV is encoded by the coding sequence ATTAACCCGATTGCTTTTGAGCTGGGGCCATTGCGGGTGCATTGGTACGGCATCATAATCGCTGTCGCGGTGGCCATTGGCTTGCTTGTTGCGCGGCGACTGGGCAAACGCTTTGACTACCCTGCTGGGATTTTTGAGGATTTTCTAATTTACGTTTTGCCTGTCGCTTTAATCGGTGCCAGATTATACTATGTTGCCTTCAACTGGGCGCCCTATGCGGCAGACCCTGCAAGAATTATCGCCGTATGGGAAGGCGGGCTCGCCATCCATGGAGCAGTGCTGGCAGCCATACTGGTCGCCCTTTGGTTTTGCCGCCGCCGAAACATGGATTTCTTCCGCTTTGTCGATATTGCAGCGGGACCATTGATTTTAGGTCAGGCAATCGGCCGGTGGGCAAATTATGTAAATCAGGAGGCATATGGAACGCCAACGGATCTTCCCTGGGCCATGTATATTGCCGGAGAATACAGGCATCCAACCTTTCTCTATGAGTCACTGTGGAATCTGCTGATTTTTGGTATACTGGTCTGGTATCTGCGCAAGCAGCCCCAGCCCGGCCGGGTCTTTGCCATGTATCTTATTGGTTACTCAATTGGCCGTTTTTTTATTGAGGGATTGCGCACAGACAGTCTGATGCTTGGGCCGTTGAGGATTGCCCAGGTAATTAGTATTGCCTTTATTTTGATTGGTATCGGCTATTTTGTTTACACAAAAAGACGGAGGGAAGTCTAA
- a CDS encoding DMT family transporter — protein sequence MLGFLVPLLVAAASGMAMTFQGTINSALSKRIGVGPMSLIVHVVGTILSLFVVIAVTGFPRLEEFKNVPLWAYAGGILNVAIIGGVAYAIARTGATLGISAILIGQLTTAVVLDHLGIFTLERIPISWVRLVGVALMLIGARLTINK from the coding sequence ATGCTGGGCTTTCTTGTACCGCTATTGGTGGCTGCCGCCAGTGGTATGGCGATGACTTTTCAGGGGACCATCAATTCCGCGCTTTCAAAACGAATAGGTGTTGGACCGATGTCGCTGATAGTACATGTGGTCGGCACAATCCTCAGTTTATTTGTAGTCATTGCAGTCACCGGGTTTCCCAGATTGGAGGAGTTTAAAAACGTTCCCCTCTGGGCATATGCAGGTGGGATTCTCAACGTCGCTATTATCGGCGGTGTCGCCTATGCGATTGCCAGGACCGGCGCCACATTGGGAATCAGTGCAATTCTTATCGGTCAATTGACAACAGCGGTGGTCTTAGACCATCTGGGGATTTTTACATTGGAAAGAATCCCCATATCATGGGTTCGATTGGTGGGAGTTGCCTTAATGTTAATCGGCGCCCGGCTTACGATTAATAAATAA